One part of the Ursus arctos isolate Adak ecotype North America unplaced genomic scaffold, UrsArc2.0 scaffold_14, whole genome shotgun sequence genome encodes these proteins:
- the LZTFL1 gene encoding leucine zipper transcription factor-like protein 1, whose amino-acid sequence MAELGLNEHHQNEVINYMRFARSKRGLRLKTVDSCFQDLKESRLVEESFTVDEVSEVLSGLQAVVYSEVESELINTAHTNVLLLRQLFSQAEKWYLKLQTDISELENRELLEQVAEFEKAEFTSSNKKPIIDTMKPKLAPLNEGGTTELLNKEISRLQEENEKLKSRLKTIEMQATHALDEKSKLERALRDLQLDQGNQKDFIKAQDLSDLENTVAALKSEFQKTLNDKTENQKSLEENLATAKHDLLRVQEQLNMAEKELEKKFQQTAAYRNMKEILTRKNDQIKDLRRRLAKYESED is encoded by the exons ATG gcAGAGTTGGGCCTAAACGAGCACCATCAAAATGAAGTGATCAATTACATGCGTTTTGCTCGTTCAAAAAGAGGCCTGAGACTCAAAACTGTCGATTCCTGCTTCCAAGACCTCAAGGAGAGCAG GCTGGTGGAGGAGAGCTTCACCGTGGACGAGGTCTCCGAGGTCCTGAGCGGGTTGCAGGCTGTGGTCTACAGCGAGGTGGAGTCTGAGCTCATCAACACGGCCCACACCAACGTGCTACTTCTGCGGCAGCTTTTCTCCCAGGCTGAGAAGTGGTACCTTAAGCTGCAGACCGATATCTCCGAACTTGAAAACAG AGAATTATTAGAACAAGTTGCAGAATTTGAAAAAGCAGAATTTACATCTTCgaataaaaag CCTATCATAGATACCATGAAGCCAAAACTTGCTCCGCTTAACGAGGGCGGAACCACGGAACTCCTGAACAAG GAAATTTCCAGACTTCAAGAAGAGAACGAGAAATTGAAGTCAAGGCTGAAGACCATTGAAATGCAG GCAACCCACGCATTAGATGAGAAGTCAAAGCTAGAAAGAGCCCTGCGGGATTTACAGCTCGACCAAGGAAACCAGAAG GATTTTATAAAAGCCCAAGACTTGAGTGACTTGGAAAACACGGTTGCTGCTTTGAAGAGTGAGTTTCAGAAGACACTTAACGACAAGACAGAAAACCAGAAGTCCCTGGAGGAGAATCTGGCCACAGCCAAGCACGACCTACTCAGGGTTCAGGAGCAGCTGAACATGGCTGAAAAG GAATTAGAGAAGAAATTCCAACAAACAGCAGCTTATCGAAACATGAAAGAGATTCTCACCAGGAAGAATGACCAAATCAAAGACCTGAGGAGAAGACTGGCCAA GTACGAATCTGAAGATTAA